The Euphorbia lathyris chromosome 4, ddEupLath1.1, whole genome shotgun sequence genomic interval TTGATTCCATTATTTCAAGCCATTTTCTTgcaaaagaagaatcattaggaataacataaaaattaaaaagaaatattcacaaaaagtgCTTAATCTAACATcgatttttttttggttcgatATTACTATAAAATAAATCTTCGGCAAcagtgccaaaaacttgacacGCCTATATCTGACACTCAataactcactaagggataagttcacattgtcgttatcaagtaataaatctgaaaaGTCCAAGTAACGAGTGTTGGAATCTAGTTCCAAATggggggtgaatggaactattgaTAAATTTAAGACTTTATAAAATTCTCACACAATTAATTCAATAGCACAAGGCTACTCAGAATCAGAGGCAAAGTTTGATTGTTGCGTTAAATAGGAACAAAGCTTGATTCTGCTTCTGAACGTTAACACACTATGCCACTTAACTAGAGTAGCCTCTATGTGACTTTGTTAAACACGCTATTGAGTACAATAGTCAGAAGCAtaagttatatatttttaagcaCAGAAGaaagcaatataaatatgtcAAAATGAAAAGGTTAGAGAAATAGTTACGTAGtgatttatactggttcggccTCATGCCTatatccagtccccagaatactTTCTTTTGAGTTTTAATCCACTAGTGAACTCTTTCCAATAAGTAGAGCATAAACCCTTACAACAGATACAGAGCCCTGTAAAGTACATTCCTTTACACTCAACACTCAACTATCTATCTACCTCCCTTGTTGTTCACTTATAATCAAGTAAATAGAAGAGTTTCTGAACTTTTCTAAGCTATTGATAGTTTGTTCTTGCTCATAACACAATGAAAGAACTAAGAGCTATTACACTGATTAAgtaaattttgaattaaatgCGCGTTTTCTTTAGATGACAGAATTGTGGTTATTTGAGCTGATTTACATTTAAGCTTTCGGATGACATAAATTTaatatactgtcacgaaaaataatcAGATGACATGAAAATAAATGTATGTCATGTATCTTGTATCAtgtgaaaggaaaaatgacatagTGATAttcaagcaatgttcaaatGTATTTATTAACTACGATCTTAGTCAAACTTGCTCTTGATGTTAAATCCCTTGAAAATCTGTTAATAATCTCATACATCCcattaaagaattaccaaaatcaattaattatctTATCAGAAACATTTTCTAATTACCAAGTCAAAATAGGTTACTTTTTGGAAAGTTAATCTCATCCTTTTGGATACAAATTAAGCTCCAaatcaaatatgaaaaaatcaatatattaaaaataacaaaaagtaCTTGATACAAAttagaaatattaaaaaaatgctaaaaatataattaaaaacttaaaattgataaaatgaaGATAAATTaatcttaaaataaataaaaaatataaaataatcgCTAAAACCATAATAAAAGATAAAGATAAAATGTCCCTATCAAACTTCTTTACAACAATAGAGATAAAAGATAGATATAAACCGTAATAGGTCCTAAAGTCGCTTTGTTCGATCAACCTGCTCTTTATTGGTAGGGGTATTCATTGATTGGTTCGGTCTGAAAACAGAACTGAACCGAAATAACCAAAAACCAAatagttttaaaaataaataccgAACATAAccgaataataataaattaccgAACCGAACTGACCGAATTATTTCAGTTGGTTTGGTTATTCAGTTTTCTTgcattaaaaaatttcattaacaATTATTTCTATATAAGGTTAATATTATGCtatcatttatttatatatacaaccgtttttgtttttgtttttcctttgaaAATAACTAActttttattgaaagaaaaaatgataaaaaatttatatagaaatgaAATCACTTTCAATTCAAATATGAAGTAGTGTACAAATGTACTAAATTGGTAGGCAAACATTaaacaaactaataaaataattagttgtagtttttttttttttagaaacataATAATTAGTTGTAGTTAATCCAAGAAATATCATGCTTAACAAAAATTCCAATAATATAATTCTTAATCAAATATAATTTAGAACAATAAACGACATACACCagatatataataataaatctaatttctaattatactaaatttatttCGGTCTGTTCGGTGAATTcggtaattttgatttaaaaaccgaaccgaccaaaattaccgaaatattacaaaaaaaaataaaaccgaaATTAAACCTAATAGACCGAAAAACCAAAATTTATTGGTtcggtcggttatttcggtcTGATATGGTTTTTGAGCACTCCTATTTATTGGTCCGCTCAAAGGGTTAATATATATACTTTCATCATAGAGTCATAAGAGTGCTTACAAAACATCGTTTTGACGTGGAGGGACCATAAACTTTGTGCTAAGCCCGTTAAAAACTTGCCCCCAATTGCTTAGACTGCCACCCCATTTTACCTGACAAATGTTGAAAACAAAAATTCTAGTAATATTCAATCTTATTACACCTTTATTACATTATAAGAACATTTTTAATGCAGAAAAAAGACTCATAATTTTAGTAAAAAAGTCCATCTTTATAAATGAAAAGACCTCACAAATTTGTGCATATAAACTTTTATACTTCAGTGAGATATTTACAAATCACCCAAATCACAAGTTTGATTTTTATACCTATTCTTTAATCTATATTAGGACGAAATCCGAGCGTTGCTTccgaaaatttaaaaaagatTTGTTTAAACATATATtgtaggtaaaaaaaattatagttatTTTAATGGTTTCTTTTAACAACTTTacatatacataaaaaaaaaaccaacaaaaGAATGAGATTATACACAttgtaacaataataataataaaaaaagctcTAAGTGATACTgttatatgtaaaaaaaaaattgacatcaCCATATAGACATAAATGGACATTGAGATCCACTTGCTTCAACATTGACTAGAGTTGCTAAAATGGGAGAAAGTGCATGACTCAAAATCGCTATATATTTTCCAAGAGCAGtaatttgtaattaaaaaaacaaaaaatatagcAGAAAGCAGTTTGCATGGAGAAAGAACTCATGAAATAATCCAACACTTTCAGAGCCTTCATAATTTGGTATCATAAAACtatataaactaataaaaattgaaaatatttttataaaaagaccgagagaataaattaaaattataaattacaggCTTAATGCCACCCCAGcccctttaacttgtccaaattgatcattttaccccctcaactcatcaaatatcttatttaccctcttaactccataaaagtggtatttctcatctCTTCAACTTATCCATTtatcccccaactcatagaatgttctatttacccccttaactccacaaaagtggtatttctcaccccttacaatccgttatcgatgcctaaattaatacttttttttaaaggttaaacctatattggtgttattttatacgtggaaccTTTGATACTTCCTtaaaaaccatagacctattttggtactttatccctacatataatgtctttaacttgtttatattaatgacaaaataaacacatgaaggatcaatataattatcaaattaagacaaaataaaaaagttgatattagaaaaatatattttcaaactcatttgaataagttctattaattttgcactataaaagggtaagaaataccacttttatggagttaggGGGGTAAAtgggacattcgatgagttggggatggataaaatgaccaatttgaacaagttaagggtgtgagaaataccatttttatagagttaatggggtaaatagaacattcgatgagttataggggtaaaatgatcaatttggacaagtATTAGACCTAAATTATATCAAGAAAAAGCACCAAAGCAAATCATATTCTAAGTTTGGAAACTTTCTATCCACACACTCGATTAACAATCAAAAATCCACATTCCATCAATTCGAAatccaaattttaatttacacattCCCTTAGGGTTCGTTTGGTAtgtcgtaatgcaatgtaatgtaatcaatgtcgtaatgtaatcaaagttgtaatgtaatggaatggaatagtcATTCTATTACCATTTTTGGTTGACAATTATGATGTAATGTAATAACTATTACAATACTTATATGTTCCTACTTAAAtgcaatcataaaattttatttacataattaaaatcaacgaaaaacataaaaaatatgaaaatcaaatacaaaattagattaaccaaaatcaataaattagtattAGTTTTTTGcttaatcatatttttttacattgttctcgtttcttttaatttccattttcaacatttttcaccgtttttctattttctcattttttccggtttttcatttttcgcattttttcggagttttcaattttcatgtttttctactttttgcgtttttgacAAGAATGAGAGGTGGGATTtgagaaatgagaggttagatgacaatgtaatgagaactcaagtcatttttctatgtaatagagattacaagatttcttcaacaaaatttaactcaaggttttctcattccattacaatgaaattgtaacatgcaaccaaacatggtaacgAGTCTTCAATGTAATGGTTATTTCATTACGAAGGTCATTACTTCTTACCAAACGACACGTTAGAGTCCATAGGAGAAAAGAACAGAGGTGCTAAGAGGCCTAGGATATATCATATGCCCCTCTCGCACATATTTTTAGTTAAAGTCGATTAGAAagaattcaaaattggaaaaataactAGTAAGGCAAGAAATTTTCCAATCAAGATCCTAAACCAAAAGTAAAAAGCAATTATTCCAGTTGAAGAAGGTAGAATTGGATTCAGTGTAGGAAGAAAAAGTCGCAAGAACCCTAAGAAACACGTATGAAGTACTTATTTCAAAATCGCAGAAATAGTACAAAAACGCTTACGATGTACTGAAATTGAAAATCGATTTGCCATTTAGAGGAGCATGGAACCGGAATGACGATAAATGTTCGGGAGAAACATTTTTTTTCGACAGGGAAGAGGGGGAGAAAGAGAAGTCTGGACAAAAGGTAGATGGTAGGAATGTAGGCctaaactacgtagttttgagtggtgTGTCTGAGAAAAGCAAGGGCAGAAgtaggaaaaggaaaggaagaggaaaagatTTCGAACCTGGAGTTGACGTGAAGGTATGTGATGCTGATAATTGCAAATTGGTAAAGTCCTGTAAATTGCAATTGATTTCATGTTAATGTTCATTTCCTCAttctataatttattatttattcatttaagtAGCAAATTGATTCGCAGAAGCAAGCTGACTAGTTAAATTTAGACTTTTTTTAGTCAGTATTTACGTTATCTATTCGATTGATGAGTTCATGTGATGATGCAAAGCATTTTCAGTTTATCAATACAGAACTCTAGTTTATAATTGGCTTAGCTGGAATGATTTCATTTCCTTATTGACAGAGCACTACTCAACAATGAATCTCTGATGACTCAATgaataaaaaaggagtggaCTTTTGTGTATTTCTCCAACTATATAACCACATGTTTTACTTTCATATCTGAACATTCATTAACTTGCTAATCAAATGGCAGGTCTAAATACAGTTTTGCTTGCTTGGCTTCTGCTTATAAACCTCATCCACAGTGTTATTTGTAGCAGCCATGGCATTTCTGATGGAGAACGAAAGGTATTTTCATTTCCTCTTTCTAATCTctaattaattacttaaatCTGGTTTCTTCAGTGTATTAATTTGACATTTATTACTTCATTAATTAGTTCCTCATGGCAAATAGAGTTTTTGATATGGATGCAGGTGTACATTGTGTATATGGGAGAACGTCCAAAGGGTGAATTTAGTGCATCAATGCTGCATACTAGTATGTTGCAACAAATTCTTGGCAGGTAATATTGGTGcttcaaatttgaaattatatatatcttGTGTTTTAGATTTTAAATTCAGATTTAATCTTCTGTAAATTGTGAAGTTTTAAATCAGCTAACTTGgtcaattttattgaatttcaaTAGTGGCGCATCAGATTATCTACTTCACAGCTACCATAGGAGCTTCAACGGTTTTGCAGCAAAGTTGACACAAGAGGAGAAGCAGAAAATGGCTGGTTGGTGACACCTAGGGATAACTATTATGACACGACAATAtgatttacaaaatcaatccgACAAACATGATACAATTGACATGattatcatttttctagtatttatatgtatattgagaCTTCTTGTTATGATTTACTATTATTATTGTAGGTGTGGAAGGTGTAGTGTCTGTGTTCCTTAGTCAAAAGATGAAACTTCAGACTACAAGGTCCTGGAATTTCATGAACTTCTCAGTCAATGCCACAAGATCAACAAATGAAAGTAACATCATTGTTGGAATGTTTGACGCTGGAGTTTGGCCTGAATCCGAAAGTTTTAATGACGAAGGATATGGTCCTCCTCCATCCAAATGGAAGGGAACTTGCCAAGGAAACTCAAACTTCACTTGCAATAAGTAATCTAATCTAATTTATCTATGAACCGAAATCACTAAACAGagttaataattattatatgcACTTGCAGCAAAATAATTGGAGCTCGATACTACCATAGTGATGGGGCAGTAGGCCCTGAAGAATTTGATTCTCCGAGAGATTCAGAAGGACATGGAACTCACACTGCATCAATAGTAGCAGGAGACGTAGTTAGTCAAGCAAGCCTACTAGGCTTTGCCTCGGGGACAGCTCGAGGAGGTGTTCCTTCCGCTCGAATTGCTGTTTACAAGATATGTTGGTCTGATGGATGTTCAGATGCAGACATTCTTGCAGCATTTGATGATGCTATTGCTGATGGAGTTGATATAATCTCTCTTTCTGTCGGATTAAATTGGCCAGTGGCAGTGGACTATTTCGAGGATCCGATAGCAATTGGAGCTTTCTATTCTATGAAGAATGGTATACTCACATCTAATGCTGCTGGTAATTATGGTCCAGCTCTTATGTCGATTGCAAATTATTCACCATGGTCTCTTTCTGTGGGTGCTAGCACTATAGACAGAAAGTTCGTGACCAAGTTAAAATTAGGTAATGGAGTCATCTTTGAGGTGAGGATTCATCTTTCATTTTATTGATCAATCAAAACTTTTCATTTCATTATCATCTCATGATTATGTACCAAGTTTCCTCTATTTTCAGGGAGTTTCTATAAATACTTTCTCGCCTGAAAATACTATGTATCCGATTATCTATGCTGGTAATGCTCAGAATACATCAACATGGGAAAGTTCGAGGTAAACAAAATAGTAGTGCAAGGTTGAACATAACAAGCAAAACAACTGATGATAATTCTGAAATGCAGGTCTTGCTTCATAGACTCATTGAATAAGACTTTGGTTGAAGGGAAAATTGTTCTTTGTGATAATGAATTGGCTGACAAAGATTTGCTTGCCGTTGGTGCATTTGGCATGATATCCAACTTCGGAAAACACCGCGATGTAGCTGGGAGTTTTGCTTTACCAGCTACACAGATAAGCTCTACTAATATAACTTATTTGTTGAACTACTTGAACTCTACCAGGTAATCCTTTCCAGAGAACTTCTACTATATATTCTCGGAGTACTATATTGCTCTGGAAGTATTGTATAATTTCGGTTCTTTTTTTCGGGTGAATTTTAATAGAAACATAAGACGTCAACTAGTACTAATTTcactattttttataatatttcacTAGTGAACCAACTGCAAAAATATTCAAGAGTGTCGAAAATAAGGATGAATTTGCCCCGTATGTACTTTCGCTTTCCTCAAGAGGACCTAGTCCTATAACTAAAGATATTATGAAGGTAAGTAACTCTAGAGGAATTTCTATATGCCAATGGATTTGGCATAATGCCACATAGTAATGAATTTTTACTTCCTTTTTCCCTTCAGCCTGACTTAACTGCTCCTGGAGTGGACATATTAGCAGCATGGTCTGAAGCTACTAGTGTGACAGGATCAAAAATGGATAAAAGAGTAGTTCAATACAACATAATTTCAGGCACATCCATGTCTTGTCCCCATGCATCCGCCGCAGCTGCTTATGTCAAGTCATTTCACCCAACTTGGTCTCCTGCTGCCATCAAATCCGCTCTTATGACAACAGGTAATGGCTTCAAATAGCGACAGAATTTCTGCAGGTTTGATACTACTGACGAAATCGAGGGTCTAATAGGGTCACTGATTCTTAGTCCTCCAAAAAAGCTAtaatttttaacatattttGGCCCATTGACATTGACTGTTTTGTTCTGCCTCTATCATTGGCTTGATCTACCACATATAAAACATCAATCTAACAATAAGTTTGTAATTCCTGCTATTTTATGTTCTCCCTTGCAGCCTATCCCGTGAGTTCTTCCCGGAAAACCGATGCTGAATTTGCATATGGATCAGGGCATATAAATCCTACCAAGGCAATGGACCCTGGTTTAGTATATGATGCTGAAGAACTTGATTATGTTAAGTTTTTATGTGGACAAGGGTATAATACTAGGCAACTTCAGGATATTACTGGAGACAGTAGTGCATGTTCTGAACAAATAAATGGAACTGTGTGGGATCTAAACTACCCTTCTTTCGCGGTGTCTGTGCTGCCTGGAGAAACTATAGCTCGGGAATTTCATAGAACTGTGACGAATGTTGGTTCACCATCATCTACTTATAAGGCACTCATACATAGTCCACCAGGACTTAAAATCCAAGTTGAACCAGATGTTCTGTCCTTCCAATTTGTTGGGCAAAAACAGGATTTCACAGTTACTGTTGAAGCTGTTGGGAGTGATGAATATCCAATCTCCTCTGGTATTTTGATTTGGGATGATGGTGTTCATCTAGTTAGAACTCCCATTGTGggatttatttataatttttgacCATGATTCTGGTTGTTATTTTCTTCAGATATTGAACCATAAATAAGTGGTGTTTTTATTGTGATGAGTGCtataaaataattgaaatttgaaagaTTCTATTAACATGAACATATATAATGAACTGTTTATTATTGATAATGTactaataaataaagaaaatttaaattaacATACTACTAcgaattcacactttggtatctGAATtatattttgtcccaaaaatatacttcaactaacgatgaccggacaattttgCCAATTTTGCCTCTACATGCGAAACAATATAATTTTAAGTGTAATGTTGACCACGTGGTACAATTTCAAACGATATTAACGGaatatgagtttttttattaaGTAACAGAAGGTGTGCAATTTCAAGCCATATTGGGCAGTCAGAACCCTAGATGTTGAAAGGCAGAATATGAAATTGCAAATGAAAAAAACGGTTATACCAGGCTTGAATTTACTGTCTAGTAAATGTATGATTAACATTACACTATTTTGTACATGGGACTAATCTGTTCTTCTCCAATAACTCTGTTCTTCTCCAATAACTCCATGACTTTTGCTAAGACAACATGGTGTTGTTAACTTTGATGACCCAATCCGGGTCAAAACAGATGCACCAGTCCGgttcaacaaaataaaacatcaaattatgtcaacaaaataaaacatcaaattATGTCAATTGTGATTAACTTTTTTTATATGCAACATTACAACTATTTGTAAAACCTTTGTGGCCGTTTGATGAGTTTAAGGTATTACAGTTGTGCTCTAAGACAAATATTCAATTATTAATTCAGATGATGAACAACATAATTTTAATTGGACATAAAGATGGTAAATTAATAAGTAATTGACTTTGGAAGGATTTGAATTCCTTGTTGACGAtcttaacaatatatatatatagatgtattgtaaaaaaatatatatagatgtcTGATAACCCAATGAAGTAAAAACAAGTTGACTTGTTTTTCATTTATTATATAAGCAAATGTATAATTTCATGGATCATTTGcagaaaattaattatattaatgaaTTAGGAAATGGCAAGCCTGAATTTCATCCTGATAGTTTCTTGGTTTCTCCTTTTAAACATCATCCATGGCTCTTCTGATGGAGATCGAAAGgcattttaatttcatttttctcTAATCTCTGCTTAAGTTATAATTAATTGTTGTTAATGTATTTATGAATTTATTTATGTTTGTGGAATATAAATGCAGGTATATATTGTATATATGGGGGACCGTCCAAAAGGTGTATTTGATGCAGCAACACTTCATTCTACTATGTTGCAACTGGTTGTAGGCAGGTCGGTCCGAGTATTCGATTATAAAGACTTAAAATCTGTTTGGTTTAATTGTTAAATATTTGATGTTACTTTtagctgtttgttgttgttgctaTTAAATCGTTATTAGTGTTCGGTAAAATTATGGTTTATTAAAAAGATGTTGAAACGAGCTAATGTTGCACTTTCCAGTACTGGTGCATCAGAATATCTACTCCATAACTATCAGAGAAGCTTCAACGGTTTCGTCGCTAAGCTGACCGAAGACGAGAAGCAGAAAATGAGCGGTAGGGGGGAACCCTTCACCTTAATCTACATTAAAATGAACAACTTTCTGGATTTTAGTTCTTACTAACTTTTTTTGTAGAGATGGAAGGTGTGGTATCTGTGTTCCTTAGTAAAAAGAAGAAACTTCACACTTCAAGGTCTTGGGATTTTATGGGGTTCCCTGAGAATGTAAGAACATCAAGTAATGAAAGCAACATTGTTATTGGAATGCTTGATTCTGGAATTTGGCCTGAATCTCAGAGCTTTAGTGATGAAGGATTTGGTCCACCTCCAACAAAATGGGAGGGCACTTGCACCCCAGGGGACTCCAATTTCACCTGCAACAAGTAAGGCTAATTGATCTAATTTCAATAATTAAGTTAACACAAAATGTACTTATATGTGATTAATTATTACAGCAAAATAATAGGGGCTCGATACTATAACGCGGAAGGGGATATATATCCAGAAGAACTTGCTTCCCCGAGAGATTCAGAAGGACATGGAACACATACATCATCAATAGCAGCAGGAGACATGGTTAGCAAGGCAAGCCTCTTCGGCCTTGGCGAAGGGACTGCTCGAGGAGGCGTGCCTTCTGCTCGTATTTCTGTTTACAAGATATGCTGGATTAAAGGGTGTTCAGAGGCTGATATTCTTGCTGCATTTGATGATGCTATTGCTGATGGAGTTGATATAATATCTATTTCCGTCGGAGGCACGCCAACTGACTATTTCGACGATCCTATAGCTATTGGAGCTTTTCATGCAATGAAGAATGGTATACTCACTTCCAATTCTGCTGGTAATGAAGGTCCTAATCTTAAATCTGTCTCCAATTGTTCGCCTTGGTCTCTTTCTGTTGCTGCTAGCACTATTGACAGAAAGTTCGTAACCCCGGTCGTATTAGGCAATGGAGCTATCTATGAGGTGAGAATGCATTCATTTTATAGGTTTGAAGTAGTATCAGATGCAGAACCAAATATTCGGTGTTAAATGGatgaaaatttgttaaaaattaCAGATTTTATTTTCAACTAAGCATCAGCGACAGATACTTTGCATCAAATCTGTCAGAAAGTTTGCAAAAAATGAAGTTACTGACGGGTATTATAAGACTTGTGACTTGATCAAAACCATCACTTTCCTTCATTGCAGGGACTTTCAGTAAATACCTTTGAACCTGGAAATAAAATGTATCCTATCATTTACGGCGGTGATGCTCCGAACAAGTCCGGTGGATACAGCAGCGCCCAATCCAGGTataattataaacaagaaaTAATTCAGACAACACACATCATATTGTAACTTTTGGGACTTGAGTTTGATAGTGATATCAAAATGTAATATTCCGCAAAAATACGCAAACATACTAAACTATGTTGCACGACACTCCACTTTACTAGCATTTCTACGTTTCGTGTCCTTGTCCTTGTTCATTTGAAGGCTATTTTATGAAAGTTAcgttttagaaataatgtttcctaGCGTGCAATATAGATACTAAGTTGATTGAGAAATGCAGGTATTGCGCGGCAGAAGCTTTGAACAAGACTTTAGTTGAAGGGAAAATTGTTCTGTGTGATGGATTGAATGAGGACAATACAAACTCCATTGGTGTACTTGGCATAGTATCAAAACAAGAACAAGATTATGCTGATTTTGCATCCACTTTCCCTTTACCAGCTTCATTATTAAGCTCTACTAATAATGCTGATGCCTTGAATTACATTACCACTACCAGGTAATTCAAACTTCTGCTTATTGTAATGCAGCTCATAGAGTTCTAATTAGTAGTTCTTATTTCACCAGTAAACCGACGGCGAAAATATTCAAGAGCACAGAACATAAAGATGGATTAGCCCCATATGTTGCTTCCTTTTCTTCAAGAGGACCTAATCCAATAACCAAAGATATTCTCAAGGCAAGTCGAAATCGAATCGATTCGTAGTgactttttcttgttttttctttttttaacttGCCTGTCTTGATGTTCAGCCTGACCTGACTGCACCTGGAGTGGATATTCTAGCAGCATGGTCTGAACATACTTCAGTAACAGGAATTTCAGGGGATAAAAGAGTAGTTCCGTACAATATAATCTCAGGCACATCCATGTCATGTCCTCATGCATCTGCTGCTGCTGCTTATATCAAGTCATTTCACCCAAATTGGTCTCCTGCTGCCATTAAATCTGCTCTTATGACCACAGGTAATCACTTTTATTAGAGATAATAGAAACTGTTAGGAATTGAATCGCATAACTCAAAACACAATATTCATGTGGTTCGACTAACTTTGCTATGTCCACAAGCGAGAAGGAATACATAATTCATTAATAATCGGCAAGTTGTTACAATAATAAAGAAATCTCATTGTTGACCCAAGTCTCGAACTCTCAAATGTCATAAGACCCAATTACACGCAAATGATCACGTGTATAATCCCAGAGCACCAGCTCCAAAACTGTCAGGCAGTGATGGAACCAAAACAAAAACTAGGGAGATCAATGGAAAAAATTTAGTGAGGAAACATAGATAATTTTGGGATTAATAATCACTGACGGAAAAGTCCGTCCCTAACTAATACTGCCAAATTTGTCTAATTTCTGTACCAAACTAGCGACAAAACATTGTGTTGAGACGAAATTTTCCGTG includes:
- the LOC136227244 gene encoding cucumisin-like, with the protein product MASLNFILIVSWFLLLNIIHGSSDGDRKVYIVYMGDRPKGVFDAATLHSTMLQLVVGSTGASEYLLHNYQRSFNGFVAKLTEDEKQKMSEMEGVVSVFLSKKKKLHTSRSWDFMGFPENVRTSSNESNIVIGMLDSGIWPESQSFSDEGFGPPPTKWEGTCTPGDSNFTCNNKIIGARYYNAEGDIYPEELASPRDSEGHGTHTSSIAAGDMVSKASLFGLGEGTARGGVPSARISVYKICWIKGCSEADILAAFDDAIADGVDIISISVGGTPTDYFDDPIAIGAFHAMKNGILTSNSAGNEGPNLKSVSNCSPWSLSVAASTIDRKFVTPVVLGNGAIYEGLSVNTFEPGNKMYPIIYGGDAPNKYCAAEALNKTLVEGKIVLCDGLNEDNTNSIGVLGIVSKQEQDYADFASTFPLPASLLSSTNNADALNYITTTSKPTAKIFKSTEHKDGLAPYVASFSSRGPNPITKDILKPDLTAPGVDILAAWSEHTSVTGISGDKRVVPYNIISGTSMSCPHASAAAAYIKSFHPNWSPAAIKSALMTTAYTMSCNKNSDAEFAYGSGQINPIKATDPGLVYDAEYIDYVKFLCGQGYDRTQLQLITGDNNIECSEETQATSFDLNYPSFAFTAPWRNSLTRVFHRTVTNVGSPESTYKAILNAPSGLEIRVEPSVLSFKSVGEKQSFNLTVISDLDSSMKSGSLVWDDGVHVVRSPIVAFLNDVETWELLSCPNSSSGTRWGLGVYIVYMGSLPKGGFSASDLHTSMLQEATGSDGSDSMIYSYKRSFNGFAAKLTNNQMLKLAGR